The Calypte anna isolate BGI_N300 chromosome 23, bCalAnn1_v1.p, whole genome shotgun sequence genome has a segment encoding these proteins:
- the GNL2 gene encoding nucleolar GTP-binding protein 2 isoform X1 — MVKPRYKGRSTINPSRASTNPDRVGGAGGNNMRDRATIRRLNMYRQKERRNKHGKVIKPLQYQSTVAPGTVARVEPNIKWFGNTRVIKQSSLQKFQEEMETVMKDPYRVVMKQRKLPMSLFHDRIKPHTSRVHILDTETFETTFGPKSQRKRPNLSASDVQALVENAEASSGAYDQGKDRDLVTEDTGVRDEAREDIYKKGQSKRIWGELYKVIDSSDVVVQVLDARDPMGTRSPHVESYLKKEKHWKHLIFVLNKCDLVPTWATKRWVAVLSQEYPTLAFHASLTNPFGKGAFIQLLRQFGKLHSDKKQISVGFIGYPNVGKSSIINTLRSKKVCSVAPIAGETKVWQYITLMRRIFLIDCPGVVYPSGDTETDIVLKGVVQVEKIKSPEDHIGAVLERAKPEYIRKTYKIDAWNDTEDFLEKLAARTGKLLKGGEPDTQTVSKMVLNDWQRGRIPFFVKPPNAEPGPQPPVSEVPMTSSQDANEEKISESVAASVEPAGEENNADTEIKQLMSHVRQNFGRINVAPEFSEEDLVPVDVPGFETDEDSSGEEEQEEEGEEECRQQQDAGEEESQVVAPGAKESSKAVLKALEDKIAKYKKFLDKARAKRFSAIRIPKQLTEKVFAKSMQKAEEPKETDNEGSTEKKRKRKAEEEDDDDQMGEQPGKKLTSKERRRAERQQRSKKVGVRYYETHNVKNKNKNKKKTGLEGQRSKHKKYKHKQ, encoded by the exons ATGGTGAAGCCGCGCTACAAGGGCCGTAGCACCATCAATCCCTCCCGCGCCAGCACCAACCCCG ATCGCGTCGGGGGCGCGGGAGGTAACAACATGCGGGACCGAGCCACCATCCGCCGCCTCAACATGTACCGGCAGAAGGAGCGGAG AAACAAACACGGCAAAGTGATAAAGCCCCTGCAGTATCAATCCACGGTGGCACCGGGGACAGTTGCGAGAGTGGAACCCAATATTAAGTGGTTtg GCAATACCCGTGTGATCAAGCAATCATCCCTGCAGAAATTCCAGGAAGAGATGGAAACGGTGATGAAGGATCCGTACCGGGTGGTGATGAAGCAGAGGAAGTTGCCCATGTCCCTCTTCCATGATCGGATCAAACCCCAC accTCCAGAGTTCACATTCTTGACACGGAAACATTTGAAACAACGTTTGGCCCCAAATCACAGAGGAAAAGACCCAATCTGTCTGCCAGTGACGTGCAGGCTCTGGTGGAGAATGCTGAGGCCTCCTCAGGAGCTTATGACCAGGGCAAGGACCGAGACCTGGTGACAGAGGACACTGGGGTCAG ggatgaagcacGGGAGGATATCTATAAGAAAGGACAGTCCAAAAGGATCTGGGGTGAGCTCTACAAG GTGATAGACTCCTCAGATGTTGTTGTGCAAGTTCTTGATGCCAGGGATCCCATGGGCACTCGCTCCCCTCATGTGGAATCTTACCTGAAAAAGGAGAAGCACTGGAAACATCTCATTTTTGTCCTGAACAAATGTGATCTTGTTCCTACCTGGGCTACG AAGCGCTGGGTTGCTGTCCTCTCTCAGGAGTATCCAACACTTGCTTTCCATGCCAGCCTCACCAACCCTTTTGGCAAAGGTGCTTTCATCCAGCTTTTAAGGCAGTTTGGAAAG TTACATTCTGACAAGAAACAGATCAGTGTGGGTTTCATTGGCTACCCCAACGTTGGCAAAAGCTCCATCATCAATACTTTACGGTCTAAGAAGGTCTGCAGCGTGGCACCTATTGCAGGTGAAACAAAG GTGTGGCAGTACATCACCCTGATGAGGAGGATTTTCCTCATTGACTGCCCAGGTGTTGTTTATCCATCTGGAGACACAGAAACAGACATTGTGCTGAAGGGAGTG GTTCAAGTTGAGAAGATAAAGAGCCCTGAGGATCATATTGGTGCTGTGCTGGAAAGAGCCAAACCAGAGTACATCAGAAAGACGTACAAGATTGATGCCTGGAATGATACAGAAGACTTTCTGGAGAAACTTGCTGCTAGGACTGGGAAACTGCTAAAG GGTGGTGAGCCTGATACACAAACTGTGAGCAAGATGGTTCTCAATGACTGGCAGAGAGGCAGAATTCCATTCTTTGTGAAGCCACCAAATGCAGAGCCAGGTCCCCAG cCTCCTGTGTCTGAAGTACCTATGACATCAAGCCAAGATGCTAATGAGGAGAAAATCTCTGAGTCAGTAGCAGCAAGTGTGGagccagcaggagaggagaataATGCAGACACTGAAATTAAGCAACTCATGTCACACGTTCGCCAGAACTTTGGGAGGATTAATGTGGCACCTGAGTTCTCAGAAGAAGATCTGGTTCCTGTGGATGTGCCAGGCTTTGAGACAGATGAAGATTCctctggagaggaggagcaggaagaggagggagaggaggaatgCAGGCAACAACAAGATGCAGGGGAGGAGGAGTCGCAGGTGGTAGCACCAGGTGCCAAGGAAAGCTCTAAGGCAGTTCTTAAAGCTTTGGAGGACAAGATtgcaaaatacaagaaatttcTGGATAAAGCCAGAGCCAAGAGATTCTCAGCAATAAG AATCCCTAAGCAGCTAACTGAAAAAGTGTTTGCAAAATCCATGCAGAAGGCTGAAGAACCCAAAGAAACTGATAATGAAG gcagcacagagaagaaaagaaaaaggaaagcagaagaggaagatgatgatgaCCAAATGGGTGAACAGCCTGGCAAGAAACTTACATCCAAAGAA agaagacgagcagagaggcagcagcgCTCCAAGAAAGTTGGAGTCCGGTATTATGAAACTCACAACgtgaaaaataagaataagaacaagaaaaaaactggCTTGGAGGGACAAAGATCAAAgcataaaaaatacaaacataagCAATA
- the RSPO1 gene encoding R-spondin-1 isoform X2 → MQLGLVVVVVFLSSMDLTGSSKVVKGKRQRRISTELSQGCARGCDLCSEFNGCLRCSPKLFILLERNDIRQIGICLPSCPLGYFGLRNTDMNKCIKCKIENCESCFSRNFCTKCKEGLYLHKGRCYVTCPEGYSAANGTMECSSPGKRKKKEEQGKQDNGNRNRKDTKDTKSGTKKRKSKQRGSVAPATSTSPAQ, encoded by the exons ATGCAGCTTGGACTGgttgtggtggtggtttttcTGAGCTCCATGGATCTAACAGGCAGCAGCAAAGTGGTGAAAGGCAAGAGGCAAAGGCGAA TTAGCACCGAGCTgagccagggctgtgccaggggctgcGACCTCTGCTCTGAGTTCAACGGGTGCCTGAGATGTTCTCCCAAGCTCTTCATCCTTCTGGAGAGGAATGACATCCGGCAGATTGGGATCTGCCTGCCATCTTGTCCACTGGGATACTTTGGCCTTCGCAATACAGACATGAACAAGTGCATCA aaTGCAAAATTGAGAACTGTGAGTCCTGTTTCAGTCGAAACTTTTGCACAAAATGTAAGGAAGGTTTGTATTTGCACAAGGGAAGATGCTACGTCACATGCCCTGAAGGCTACTCTGCTGCCAACGGCACCATGGAGTGCAGCAGTCCTG gtaaaaggaagaaaaaggaagagcaagGAAAGCAAGATAATGGGAACAGAAATCGGAAAGACACCAAAGACACAAAGTCTGGCACcaagaagaggaagagcaaACAGAGGGGGTCCGTGGCCCCTGCCACGtccaccagccctgcccagtAG
- the GNL2 gene encoding nucleolar GTP-binding protein 2 isoform X2, translating to MVKPRYKGRSTINPSRASTNPDRVGGAGGNNMRDRATIRRLNMYRQKERRNKHGKVIKPLQYQSTVAPGTVARVEPNIKWFGNTRVIKQSSLQKFQEEMETVMKDPYRVVMKQRKLPMSLFHDRIKPHTSRVHILDTETFETTFGPKSQRKRPNLSASDVQALVENAEASSGAYDQGKDRDLVTEDTGVRDEAREDIYKKGQSKRIWGELYKVIDSSDVVVQVLDARDPMGTRSPHVESYLKKEKHWKHLIFVLNKCDLVPTWATLHSDKKQISVGFIGYPNVGKSSIINTLRSKKVCSVAPIAGETKVWQYITLMRRIFLIDCPGVVYPSGDTETDIVLKGVVQVEKIKSPEDHIGAVLERAKPEYIRKTYKIDAWNDTEDFLEKLAARTGKLLKGGEPDTQTVSKMVLNDWQRGRIPFFVKPPNAEPGPQPPVSEVPMTSSQDANEEKISESVAASVEPAGEENNADTEIKQLMSHVRQNFGRINVAPEFSEEDLVPVDVPGFETDEDSSGEEEQEEEGEEECRQQQDAGEEESQVVAPGAKESSKAVLKALEDKIAKYKKFLDKARAKRFSAIRIPKQLTEKVFAKSMQKAEEPKETDNEGSTEKKRKRKAEEEDDDDQMGEQPGKKLTSKERRRAERQQRSKKVGVRYYETHNVKNKNKNKKKTGLEGQRSKHKKYKHKQ from the exons ATGGTGAAGCCGCGCTACAAGGGCCGTAGCACCATCAATCCCTCCCGCGCCAGCACCAACCCCG ATCGCGTCGGGGGCGCGGGAGGTAACAACATGCGGGACCGAGCCACCATCCGCCGCCTCAACATGTACCGGCAGAAGGAGCGGAG AAACAAACACGGCAAAGTGATAAAGCCCCTGCAGTATCAATCCACGGTGGCACCGGGGACAGTTGCGAGAGTGGAACCCAATATTAAGTGGTTtg GCAATACCCGTGTGATCAAGCAATCATCCCTGCAGAAATTCCAGGAAGAGATGGAAACGGTGATGAAGGATCCGTACCGGGTGGTGATGAAGCAGAGGAAGTTGCCCATGTCCCTCTTCCATGATCGGATCAAACCCCAC accTCCAGAGTTCACATTCTTGACACGGAAACATTTGAAACAACGTTTGGCCCCAAATCACAGAGGAAAAGACCCAATCTGTCTGCCAGTGACGTGCAGGCTCTGGTGGAGAATGCTGAGGCCTCCTCAGGAGCTTATGACCAGGGCAAGGACCGAGACCTGGTGACAGAGGACACTGGGGTCAG ggatgaagcacGGGAGGATATCTATAAGAAAGGACAGTCCAAAAGGATCTGGGGTGAGCTCTACAAG GTGATAGACTCCTCAGATGTTGTTGTGCAAGTTCTTGATGCCAGGGATCCCATGGGCACTCGCTCCCCTCATGTGGAATCTTACCTGAAAAAGGAGAAGCACTGGAAACATCTCATTTTTGTCCTGAACAAATGTGATCTTGTTCCTACCTGGGCTACG TTACATTCTGACAAGAAACAGATCAGTGTGGGTTTCATTGGCTACCCCAACGTTGGCAAAAGCTCCATCATCAATACTTTACGGTCTAAGAAGGTCTGCAGCGTGGCACCTATTGCAGGTGAAACAAAG GTGTGGCAGTACATCACCCTGATGAGGAGGATTTTCCTCATTGACTGCCCAGGTGTTGTTTATCCATCTGGAGACACAGAAACAGACATTGTGCTGAAGGGAGTG GTTCAAGTTGAGAAGATAAAGAGCCCTGAGGATCATATTGGTGCTGTGCTGGAAAGAGCCAAACCAGAGTACATCAGAAAGACGTACAAGATTGATGCCTGGAATGATACAGAAGACTTTCTGGAGAAACTTGCTGCTAGGACTGGGAAACTGCTAAAG GGTGGTGAGCCTGATACACAAACTGTGAGCAAGATGGTTCTCAATGACTGGCAGAGAGGCAGAATTCCATTCTTTGTGAAGCCACCAAATGCAGAGCCAGGTCCCCAG cCTCCTGTGTCTGAAGTACCTATGACATCAAGCCAAGATGCTAATGAGGAGAAAATCTCTGAGTCAGTAGCAGCAAGTGTGGagccagcaggagaggagaataATGCAGACACTGAAATTAAGCAACTCATGTCACACGTTCGCCAGAACTTTGGGAGGATTAATGTGGCACCTGAGTTCTCAGAAGAAGATCTGGTTCCTGTGGATGTGCCAGGCTTTGAGACAGATGAAGATTCctctggagaggaggagcaggaagaggagggagaggaggaatgCAGGCAACAACAAGATGCAGGGGAGGAGGAGTCGCAGGTGGTAGCACCAGGTGCCAAGGAAAGCTCTAAGGCAGTTCTTAAAGCTTTGGAGGACAAGATtgcaaaatacaagaaatttcTGGATAAAGCCAGAGCCAAGAGATTCTCAGCAATAAG AATCCCTAAGCAGCTAACTGAAAAAGTGTTTGCAAAATCCATGCAGAAGGCTGAAGAACCCAAAGAAACTGATAATGAAG gcagcacagagaagaaaagaaaaaggaaagcagaagaggaagatgatgatgaCCAAATGGGTGAACAGCCTGGCAAGAAACTTACATCCAAAGAA agaagacgagcagagaggcagcagcgCTCCAAGAAAGTTGGAGTCCGGTATTATGAAACTCACAACgtgaaaaataagaataagaacaagaaaaaaactggCTTGGAGGGACAAAGATCAAAgcataaaaaatacaaacataagCAATA
- the RSPO1 gene encoding R-spondin-1 isoform X1: protein MQLGLVVVVVFLSSMDLTGSSKVVKGKRQRRISTELSQGCARGCDLCSEFNGCLRCSPKLFILLERNDIRQIGICLPSCPLGYFGLRNTDMNKCIKCKIENCESCFSRNFCTKCKEGLYLHKGRCYVTCPEGYSAANGTMECSSPAQCEMSEWGPWGPCSKKRKLCGFKKGNEDRTRRILQAPSGDVSLCPATTEVRRCTVQKNQCPEGKRKKKEEQGKQDNGNRNRKDTKDTKSGTKKRKSKQRGSVAPATSTSPAQ from the exons ATGCAGCTTGGACTGgttgtggtggtggtttttcTGAGCTCCATGGATCTAACAGGCAGCAGCAAAGTGGTGAAAGGCAAGAGGCAAAGGCGAA TTAGCACCGAGCTgagccagggctgtgccaggggctgcGACCTCTGCTCTGAGTTCAACGGGTGCCTGAGATGTTCTCCCAAGCTCTTCATCCTTCTGGAGAGGAATGACATCCGGCAGATTGGGATCTGCCTGCCATCTTGTCCACTGGGATACTTTGGCCTTCGCAATACAGACATGAACAAGTGCATCA aaTGCAAAATTGAGAACTGTGAGTCCTGTTTCAGTCGAAACTTTTGCACAAAATGTAAGGAAGGTTTGTATTTGCACAAGGGAAGATGCTACGTCACATGCCCTGAAGGCTACTCTGCTGCCAACGGCACCATGGAGTGCAGCAGTCCTG CACAATGTGAAATGAGTGAGTGGGGACCCTGGGGGCCCTGCTCCAAGAAGAGGAAGCTCTGTGGCTTcaagaagggcaatgaagacCGAACGAGAAGGATTCTGCAGGCTCCCTCTGGAGATGTCTCCCTCTGTCCTGCCACCACAGAGGTGCGGAGATGCACCGTGCAGAAGAACCAGTGCCCCGAAG gtaaaaggaagaaaaaggaagagcaagGAAAGCAAGATAATGGGAACAGAAATCGGAAAGACACCAAAGACACAAAGTCTGGCACcaagaagaggaagagcaaACAGAGGGGGTCCGTGGCCCCTGCCACGtccaccagccctgcccagtAG